A stretch of the Veillonella parvula DSM 2008 genome encodes the following:
- the rsmG gene encoding 16S rRNA (guanine(527)-N(7))-methyltransferase RsmG has protein sequence MKEKYDVPIAPLSEFVSYMMEQMSHFGLLCTEEQAKDFYLYYVHMIETNKYLNLTGITNMKEVVIKHMIDSLSCYDSEIIKSGMTIIDVGTGAGFPGIPLAIYDRSLKVTLFDSLKKRLNFLESVIDELKLTNCTTLHGRAEDLSHQDYRESFDIATSRAVARLPILLEWTVPYVKEGGYVVALKGAIYEEEVKESNKALSILKATIEEIRTVTLPTLDDKRAILYIKKTGKTPKQYPRKPKEIKDKPLV, from the coding sequence ATGAAAGAAAAATACGATGTGCCTATAGCACCTCTGTCTGAATTTGTTTCATATATGATGGAGCAAATGAGTCATTTTGGTTTGCTCTGTACGGAAGAGCAAGCAAAAGACTTTTATTTGTATTATGTGCATATGATTGAAACAAATAAATATCTCAATCTAACCGGTATCACAAACATGAAAGAGGTCGTGATTAAGCATATGATTGACTCCCTCTCATGTTATGATTCTGAAATTATCAAATCTGGCATGACGATTATCGATGTTGGTACCGGTGCAGGTTTTCCTGGTATTCCATTGGCTATCTATGACCGTAGCCTCAAGGTTACCCTGTTTGATTCTTTAAAAAAGCGGCTTAACTTTTTGGAATCGGTTATAGATGAACTAAAACTGACGAACTGTACTACCTTACACGGACGTGCGGAGGATTTGAGTCATCAAGATTACCGTGAAAGCTTTGATATTGCTACGAGCCGTGCCGTGGCACGTTTGCCGATTCTTTTAGAATGGACTGTGCCATATGTAAAAGAAGGTGGATATGTAGTTGCTTTAAAAGGAGCTATCTACGAAGAAGAAGTTAAAGAATCTAATAAAGCCCTTAGCATACTAAAAGCTACTATCGAAGAAATAAGGACTGTTACTTTACCAACCTTAGACGATAAACGAGCCATTCTGTACATCAAGAAAACAGGTAAAACACCGAAACAATACCCACGGAAACCAAAAGAAATCAAAGATAAACCATTAGTATGA